Genomic window (Juglans microcarpa x Juglans regia isolate MS1-56 chromosome 2S, Jm3101_v1.0, whole genome shotgun sequence):
aggttcgctcgacgtgcgctcgacatagcgctcgagcagaatccatccagagaggttcgctcgaaatgcgctcgacgtggcgctcgagcagaatccatccagagaggttcgctcgacttgcgctcgacgtggcgctcgagccgatgttcaatacaacgtgcgctcgacttgcgctcgacacctcgctcgagcgcaagtctgcaatacaatgtaaaatttagggttttgagcgccgtgttgggactatattgaatattcaatacaaccaattcacaagaatcacaattgctggctccaattcataagagacgtgcttgaattaaatttagggctcaccgtaggtggaagctgaatagaggagcaacgaggaacggcggcacggaggagcaacgacgaacggcggcacgctggcactaggacggaagacgcgagagagaagggatggttcagtcactgggacgggagacacgagagagaagggagaaggaagaagaagaagaactggagaaggaagaagaagggggggaaCGGGAACGTATGAGCCATGAGACTTccttaggaagacatatgaaacgacgccgttccatattaagtggaacagtgtcgttcaataatttttttttaaacccagttgtaaaacgacgtcgttttacagctgggtttaaaaaaaaattcagagtcggagtcggagctacatggagctccgactccgactccgcttccgaatcactagtcggagtagttccaaattccgactccgaattccgacaactccgactccgtcggagtcggcgtcggagcagaggtcggacggagtcggaattctcggAATTTTGCACACTCCTAATATAAGGTGGGTCCTTAATATAAGGTGGGTCCTTCCATATAAGGTGGGGCCTTACTCGATGGCCTCAGTGGCCTTACATTTGAGCCTGCTTTGGTCTTATAATATACAAGTCACGTGACCtcgttgtaaaaaaaatttgaatctattattaaaaaataattttttatgtacatctcaaatttaccttttttttttttaatcgtgAGACTTGCATATTCTGACTATTTTGCTAATTATCATCCTCACaattcacatttattttttttcatttttttaaattttattcaatttaaactaattaaattattttacttattatctatacgctacacatttgataagaaaaaaataaagaaaaaaaagtgtaatgTGTGGTGTGTtagaatgatgaatataatttttcattggccttatttattttcacaattcctctcaacgtatctcatttaattattacaatttttttaaattttcatataaaataaaataaacaatttaatttttttaaattttaaaaaaaataatattaaaagtatatattttaataatattttatttaatttttaattttaattttaattcatccatctgcaagaaaaataaaagttttacaTTAGCACCAACATAAACCAACGTGTAGTACAACACTAGTTGACAAAATAGAAGCAATTATATATTGAACTGAAAGGACGAGGATGGTTCTCCTTCCTGGATACCGGCCTAGAAAATTCAAACGACCACGTGcaaatttgttgtttttatattttcaaacttgacgGCCGATCATGCATATATGACTCCCCTGGCTGACGTTCCCACACATGACGATCAACGTCAGGCTCGTGGGCCCCAAAGTTTCCTTTCCCAATACTCGCACTTTTTCAAGTGAACtgcgaatatatatataagcgtCAAGAAGGGAAAGGAAATTAGCAGCAAGCAGCAAGCAGCAAGCAGCAAGCcatctaaattcatcaaattgttGAAGTAATTTGTTAATGGGAGTCTCGGTCGTTAACTTAGCAGAAAAACAAATGGATCATCAGCGAAGTCAATCCTCTTCAACAAAAGTAGAAAGAAGAATCATAGAGAAGAACAGGAGAAATCAGATGAAAGTACTCTACTCCAGGCTCAATTCTCTCCTCCCAAACCCCGACTCCAAGGTACGTTtatacctctctctctttctctccctctctctaattTTCCACCTCTCTCAACAAAACATCCTTAATTTTTACTAAATTTGTCCAAGATCAACGAACGAACGTCAGAATTTGTACGTACTGTACGTGTCTGTAAATGTATATGTACAGATCTTGAATTATCTTCCATGAAATGCAGGAGGCAGTACACTCACTTCCTGATCAAATAGATGAAGCAATAAACTACATCACAAGCCTAGAGACAAAGCTGAAGAAATCCAAGGAGAAGAAAGAGAGCTTAATGGGCAGGAAAAAAAGACCGTATACATGCACAAATTTCGAAGAAACAGCAGGTCTAAAATCGCCGAAAATCGAAATCCGAGAAACCGGTTCCACGCTAGAGATCGTTTTGATAACTGGGCTGGATAATCAGTTCATCTTCTATGAGATGATTCACATTCTTCATGGAGAACAAGCGGAGGTCTTGAATGCCAGCTTTTCGACTTCTGGGGACTCAGTTCTGCATGTAGTACACGCAGAGGTATTTTAATCACTTATacgtattttacaaaaaatagatTCTATATGTATCTCAAGATCATCATGActatgatcatatatatgtcGTCGACACTTGGGTACTTAAATTTcgttttgttctatttttgtgCAGATTGTCGGATGTTCTTTCGATTTTGGAGCTGCAAAAGTGACGGAGAGGCTCAAGAGACTAGTTTACGGATCCACCAGTGATGTAGAATTATCACCAGACCTGTGGGACTTTCCTATAAATTCTGAGGCTTGGGGTTTCTGAAGATATTCAAGCAATGTGAATGGTTGATGTTCCCGTGGTAGCAAGAGGCCAGATGCGTgcaattttgtaaaatatcgtATTGTAAAAGTACTTAATTCAAGCCCATAAATTTTTAAGGTAATTATTATGGTagctatctagctagctagccatcATGTATTCCTTCTCAAGATGATGATTAATTTCAAGATGTTATATATGAAATTGTGCCTAGTTTTGATTCAAATTAAGCTAGCTTTAATTTGATCAGTTTGtaattaagctagctagctagttctCCAATTCATGTATACCAATCTTGATAGGGAATGAGATAAAAGCATTGAAACCCCAACCTAAATTTCCTCCTCTTTGATAAGtaagagttatatatatatatatatatatatatatatatatatatataaagcttaGAAACCTGAACAAAAACAGTATCTCAGAAGCAAATTGAAGGAACGGAACCACAGACTCTATAATTTAGTCCgtttacaatttattttgagGTTTGTAGCATCAAGAAATGGTTTTTCTTTAGACATGATATATGTTCTAAGTGTGAAAATAATGTAACAAGATCAAAAAGCGGCCATAATAATCATTCCATTGTATTGCACTACATAtgttaaagaaattaaaaacttgtTACATGTGATCATATATAAGCGCTTATGATGATCACATGTAACAAGTTCATGCTTTTACATGAACTTATTATGTTTAAACAGATTTGGGACTTTGAACAAGATCTTTGAAGTAGTTTCATCATCTTCATGAGATAAGGGTTGACTTGAACTAATTGAGAGCTAAATGATCAGCAAGCTTCATTAATGGAATTTTAGGTGATGGATCATGCAACTTAATAGTCCCTCCAAACTCACAAGGggtatgatcatgatcagtttgTCCCAAAGAAACAATAATCGAGCATAGGtcaatttgtttttgtaaagaTGTCTATACACTGGTCTCTGCAATAGATCAGATGAACTGAGTTGCTAGGTTCTTGCATAAGATTTTCCCCCTTATATAATACTAATCAAGCTCAATGTGCTATTGTTCTGATATGAAAAATTGGATTAGATGCTTGAGCAATAACGTTGAGCTTATTACACCATTGATAGCTGGTAGTTGCAATTCCTTAAAGAGCATGCTTAACCAAAACAACTTAGTTGTAGCAATAGCGTGCAAATGCAATAGAATGATATTCAGACTCTGTGCTAGACTTGGTATCAATGATTGCTTAGCTTGTCGAGAAAAACACTATAACCACTTGTATACTTTCGATCAATCGGAACCTCTACACAATGTGAATCGCAATAGGATTGTAGGATTAAGGGTCGTAGAGTAAATAGTAGACCATAACTTGTTTTGTCCTTAAAATACCATAGAAATCTCTTTGCAATGGTGAAATGTGTTCTCGTTGGATACTGTAAGAATTGGTTGACCTGATTGACTAAGTGAGAGATGTGATCAGGTCATGTAACAGTGGAATATTCAAGAGAGCCAACAATGTGTTTGAATATGAAGCGTTATCCAAGGGACCACCATCGAATTTTGTCAATCTTTTTAACAGGTACAAGGTACAATATATGGTTTGGTCCCCAACATATTGACTCGATGCAGAGATCTAGCTTCAATGTACTTAATTAGCCTACTTTAAATGTAAACCTATTCACTGTGGCTAACATGAATGCACAACAAATAGGACAAGTCACCTAGCTAGGTCTTTCAACTTAAACTCAACTTTCAATAGTTTCTAATCAAGTTACCAATACTTGATAGAGGAGTGCTTGTGAATATtatgtcatctacataaacaAGAACGAAGAAGTGCATAGGTGGTTTGTGTAACATGAAAGAGAGGTATCAATAGGTGATGTTCTAAACCCGAGATGAGTAGATCTTTATGCAAATTGATGGAACAAGCTCTTGAGGCCTAAATAAGGCAATAAAGACCTTGTGAATCAGATTACATTTTGCATGAGTTGAGTAGAATCTTATATAAATCAATGGAACAAGCTCTTGGACGCCTATTTAAGGCAATAAAAACCTTGTGAATTAGTTTACATGATTTTGTATGAGTTCTATCAACAAATCCTCTTGGGAATTCCATGTTCTAAAGGTCATGCAATGTAAAAGGTTAAAATTTACATGCATGGTATCTAGATGcgattttgtaaattaatagCATAGATCAAATTTATATAAGAGTTCAAGCCTATAAATTTTCAAGGAAGTGACATAGAAATTATAAGAGTTCAAGCCTATAAATTTTTAAGGAAATGATAGCTAGCCATGTATTAATCCTGCTCATGATTACTAACTCAAAGATGATATATACGAAATTATCCTACTTTCGGTTTCAAAGGTTTTCCAAGTTTATATAGTCCCCAATCGTATGCCAATAACAAGAAAAGCGATAAAGAGCGCGCATTGAAATCCATACTTGAGATTTACAAAGTAATTATTCTTAAACAATTAATCGCTTACTTCCTTAACATATATCATAAGATGATAAAAGGTACTTAAATATGGTAAAGATCTTAAGGGCTTTTTTATGGCATGAAGCTTATGACTAATTCCTACTCTAATCTTTTTACACCTGCGCAAATTAGCTGAAGGGTACGTAATGATAAATTTGCACCTTCTTTACTatccagtttttttttcccttttgctaTTTAAATCTGGATTAAAAATACCAACGAGTTTAACTACAGATCAATCATTGTTCCTCATCAGCCGTTGCACACCTTACGTggatttaaattttcttttcaagcaAAACGTGCATTTTGCATCTTTGGTTTTACTCTTCCCATTCAAATTTTGCATCAATCCCTCGTCCCCCTCCCTCTTGTCGCCCAGCACCCTCGAGCGTCATCGTCCTAACCGTCGCCCAGCACCGGCAACTCGTCAGAAGACCTCTGCCCATCACCACCCACTCGTTTTCCCCATGAACCATTTAGCCACCCACCTGTTCACGGGAACCCATCGTCACCCAGCACCCGCGTCGCCCTCCCTCCACTAGTGCCACCCTGCGACGCACCCTCGACTCGTCGCCCAGCACCCACGACTTGTCGGCCTTCCTTCTGCCCATCGCCGCCCAACACCCGCGACTTCTAGCTCTATTTCGTTGCCCATCTGTTTTGCCGCCCTTTGGGAGGGAACGAGCGAGGCATCTGTTCACGGGCTTCGGGAGGGAATCACTAGAGAGATGGGGTTTGAGGGGGCTTCGACTCGAGAGGGAATCTACTTTACATCTGAAGGGGCTTCTTCAAGCTCGCAGGTGGGACACAAAAATGAATGGGAATAAAAGAGAACAGGAAGAGAagagaactaaaaaaaaaatggaagagaagaaaaaaaaatagtaaaaccCCACACTTCAGCTGTGGGGTGTGGGATCAGTAGCAGTTGCTGATCCATAGAGtgtttcaaatccaaaaacatgacattcttgcataatttagaagaaaataaatttaattaactaacgtaatcatgtaatttaattaaaaataaatttaattttataaaaattgactcaaagaagatcaatttttataaaattaaatttatttttaattaaactagTAAAAAAAGTATAAGGGTATCATTATCTTTGTTAGCTGAAACCTAGCTAGGTTTCCTCCtctttgataagtaataattaaagatCAATAGAAATGCATAAAAACGTTACGTTGAAGGAGGTATGGACCGGATCATATTGGAGGGATCGATGACCTGGCATAATGGATGGTGTGCAGATATTGCTTTGATGGAAAATTGTTTTGAAGATAATGATATAGCTGGGACAATATAGGTACTGATGTGTTttgaaatgatgaaaatgataCGTATTATGGCTACTTGCACTTGCCACTTTCCTGTTGGGGTCACATTTAGCTAGCTTTTGGTGAAGCTCGAGTTGCCCTATATGGAAAACACTATCTTGTCTTTTACTTTGACCGTTCAAAGTAACCacttgattattattattattattttttacttaatgattaaggaagtgattttaagtgtattgatatattttttattttttacaaatatttaaatgtattaaaaaaatgtataaaaaaaaagagaaaaaaaatagttgggcGGTACGCCCAACGATAAAGGtggggcggcagagtagccccaCCCGccctatatatatgtcattttCACTATAACAAGCACAAAATTCTGGATCTGGATGAGGCAGAATTCGAATGGGACTATGTAAATTGTAAATGTATGCAATTAAATTGGTCGATGCGGTCTCTATCTGGAGCTTATAATTAATGATGATCATAGCATATTCGATCGACATATAAGGTCGAATCATTAAATGGAAGATTAAATTTGTTAATAGCACATCAAGTCATGGGATGATTAACTATATCTTGCTAGAGCAATGCTAGGGATACGGACCTGTGTCCACATGAActgtatttttattgtttatattaaGATTATTCATCTGAGCGTTTTTCCCGCCCGGTCAAGAACCGGGATAATCCGGTCCGGCCCGGAACAAATCCGAGCTAGTACCCGCATAGTAAAATTCGGGTACCGAATTTTAAACCTAGAACCCGGGTTTAAacccagaatttttttttttaatattcggATTCAACTTCGCATATTTGCATAACAAACCAGTGTTCACTACTTTACTCTCTAATGGCtccaatcatattaattttcaaATGTCACTACTTCCGAAAAATCAAAATGAATACACAAGAAGAGAGTCGTTGTGTCACATGCGAATCCCAATGCTTATCTACAACTATACATTTTTGTTCTGGCACCCACTTTTTGGGTCCTTCACAGTTTGTCTTTATCTATacctttttttccttgttaagttgttcccttcttttttccttcttaatgTTGTCTTCGTTGtcgccttcttcttcttccgaaGTCGAGAATGGCAATTGTAATGGCGGTCCCAACGAAAGAAGAGCGGGAGATTTGGGTAATCTCTTTCGCATAGcattaggaaaaagaaatactATACAAGTTAtctgattattttttttgtgaattctaaaaaaaaatcggGTTCAACCCGGAACCCGAAATCTGGATTTTAAGAAATCCAGATTCATTTGGGTTCCAGCCTGGGTCTAACCCGGGCTAATCCTGTCTGGGTTTTGGCCCAAGTTTAAAACTCGAGTTCCGGTCCAAATATACCAGGATTCCCAGGTCGGAACCAGAATGAAGAGTTCTAACTGAtatgaacaataaaatattgaacAGTATTAAGGATCATTGTCCATAGTATTTTCgatgttttaaaatgaatgaatacccttcattcattttaaaacatagttatGTAATGTGTTGTGCGcttttcatatttcatttcCGATCTAATACTAAGTGGGCAGCACATGGATTCATTCTTGTTCAATGCACGCATGAGGATATCAAGAAACTATATATGTGACTCTAAGGTCTTCTTATCTTGATAATAATTAGTTTTCTTTCGACCAAGAAAACAAAGGTATTGTGTATTTAGCTGTGAATTATCATCAGAATACTCTCTATTATCTGAGTAATTATTAAGTTCTCGGAGTATGGACATCATGTCCTACTCTCATCCCATCACGAGATGCTATTTAATTAAAGTTAgtacataaacattttaattacataacatCCTATTATAGGATGAGAATGCCACTTATCCCACTCTGAAAATACCTAATAAGTTTTCAAGTTATGATCTATCCTCTAATGTTGCCATAGCGCTAAATTTTCTAAATCTCTCATTTCCCTCATCTTCTTCCAATATCTATAATTAAGCATATTAATTAtcgaataaataaaaagaacttTCAACTGATCAATGTGCTCTCTAAGTCCATACATGCACTCCCTATTatcatcaataatatttttggcgTTTCTTTAAAGCACAGTACAACATCTTGTGAAAAACACTACTAATGAATCAGTcgaaaaaatcaaaaatcaaccaaacaagGTGGCTCGATCGAAGGCTTGACTTCTCCATCCAGGCCACTAGCTAGAACTTCCACTGCAAGTACATAAGATTATGGTCACCACGGGAAAGTACTTAagaatcttttataaaaaagtaaaacgagtcccattaattaaaaaaaaaaatagtttttttatacttcttttaAGCCAGCGATCCACTTTTTTACATGAACtttatatataacttaattgtgatttatttaaaatttttacaaatcattcATTTCtcgtatttatatttatatacagcCATTATCACATCTGTTGACACCCACCAAAACAATACTAGCTAGTACTATTACTGTACTTAATGCTCCCCTAATGTCCAGTATCAATACATCACCATTTTCTGTGGgccattttttaattattatcaattCATGATCGAGGACTCCTTTGCACCAAGAGATCGATAGTGCATGGCCGGGCATGACATCATTGTGATTTTAGTGATAGTGGTttgacaattaattaatatagacTCCAttttagatgttttttttttctttttatatacatcaattttctaaaatatggGATAAATTAAGTACTGTTTCTTTTT
Coding sequences:
- the LOC121251446 gene encoding transcription factor bHLH162-like, yielding MGVSVVNLAEKQMDHQRSQSSSTKVERRIIEKNRRNQMKVLYSRLNSLLPNPDSKEAVHSLPDQIDEAINYITSLETKLKKSKEKKESLMGRKKRPYTCTNFEETAGLKSPKIEIRETGSTLEIVLITGLDNQFIFYEMIHILHGEQAEVLNASFSTSGDSVLHVVHAEIVGCSFDFGAAKVTERLKRLVYGSTSDVELSPDLWDFPINSEAWGF